The proteins below are encoded in one region of Pomacea canaliculata isolate SZHN2017 linkage group LG7, ASM307304v1, whole genome shotgun sequence:
- the LOC112568955 gene encoding uncharacterized protein LOC112568955, with protein MIVILFFNLLLVLCATGNPDTECDASEMGKLTCKFSTNIHSTQTDFSVYFHSDKGHEELVVDCVWVDDELQCLTQEGFECKQPVSQIAEISLPTRFVNRSGTYKCIAGSGHGNVQSCQVGKRHQESQQEKEQEFIEPENSNYLDDKWKSSLVPLYATIGSALGVMAVAVIISVLLVRRKIQRTKRELQMKYSSQEECESMIPEQH; from the exons atgattgttattttgtttttcaatttgcTTCTTGTCCTGTGTGCTACAg GTAACCCAGACACAGAGTGTGATGCATCCGAAATGGGAAAGCTAACGTGCAAATTTTCCACAAATATCCACTCTACACAGACGGATTTTTCCGTTTATTTTCATTCCGATAAAGGTCATGAAG AGCTGGTGGTTgactgtgtgtgggtggatgacGAGCTTCAGTGCCTTACCCAGGAAGGCTTTGAGTGCAAGCAGCCGGTTTCGCAAATTGCTGAAATAAGTCTGCCAACACGATTCGTAAACAGATCCGGGACATACAAGTGTATTGCAGGCTCTGGACATGGAAACGTCCAATCGTGTCAAGTTGGTAAAAGGCATCAAGAAAGCcaacaagaaaaggaacagGAATTTATAGAACCTGAGAACAGCAACTATCTTGATGACAaat GGAAGAGTTCTCTAGTTCCTTTGTATGCCACCATTGGATCTGCTTTGGGAGTGATGGCAGTTGCCGTAATCATTTCGGTTCTGCTTGTGAGGCGTAAGATACAAAGAA caAAGAGGGAACTTCAAAT GAAATATTCAAGCCAAGAGGAATGTGAATCGATGATTCCTGAACAGCATTGA